The proteins below are encoded in one region of Drosophila santomea strain STO CAGO 1482 chromosome 2R, Prin_Dsan_1.1, whole genome shotgun sequence:
- the LOC120444708 gene encoding embryonic polarity protein dorsal isoform X1, with the protein MFPNQNNGAASGQLPAADGQQSLNYNGLPAQQQQQLSQSTKNVRKKPYVKITEQPAGKALRFRYECEGRSAGSIPGVNSTPENKTYPTIEIVGYKGRAVVVVSCVTKDTPYRPHPHNLVGKEGCKKGVCTLEINSETMRAVFSNLGIQCVKKKDIEAALKAREEIRVDPFKTGFSHRFQPSSIDLNSVRLCFQVFMESEQKGRFTSPLPPVVSEPIFDKKAMSDLVICRLCSCSATVLGNTQIILLCEKVAKEDIAVRFFEEKNGQSVWEAFGDFQHTDVHKQTAITFKTPRYHTLEITEPAKVFIQLRRPSDGVTSEALPFEYVPMDSGKHTFWNLHRHLKRKPDEDLFQQILRLDARREVQAPTIEVIDLDTPKLEVQREIPLEMDFNQEVSQQSEPPLVQEPSVQQEQYAQEQSCQQEQYLQQQQQEQSFQLEEPMQQDHELPEQQSFDQALDNLPDHASDHIPEDMEAADVQAEAEAHRLRSEQEKEIDTIIDEKVRELEKLDLGQHLEPRPLTANDKITEWMKSSEIEQQVHEPSPTAEADVLDSAREISKTDKTLDELLETVAELDEIYTDFKVQRDTYKNTIQNELAGFEGRAPLQVEDSFDDAATYTSLQIAFKNPVLIPMEDIMPPTPPMSQCAPEDAHQHYDPVEVNSQARKPETPLRPIPPVPPAILTVPFPPEEEKLPPLPPKRIRKQDSNAENRSIEANTVQARPSAGESPLNKRLPPAPKNPNFNSLPRQKKPGFFSKLFSRRKSKPDLAQGQENSSLIDSKVNSREPSIGHFNMQDPMRASLRSSKSAAPFISNPAPAKSSPVKAKKPGSKLVKPVGRSVSSVSGKRPTYLNADVVHIPLKGDSANSLPQQQRTEGYSQSSTVSVGAGLDRRTASALQLADIPISEGGMELVAIADRQSLHNLVSSIEGHFNVQLDPNIDLTEAEHFALYTSIPPLAAASEFDETSAYYAPVDAGEILTPDEVAKRLTAANGI; encoded by the exons ATGTTTCCCAATCAGAACAACGGAGCCGCTTCTGGGCAGCTTCCAGCGGCTGACGGCCAACAGAGCCTCAACTACAACGGACTGcccgcccagcagcagcagcaactgtcACAGTCCACGAAAAATGTGCGGAAGAAACCCTACGTAAAGATCACTGAGCAACCGGCGGGAAAGGCTCTGCGGTTCCGCTACGAATGCGAGGGACGCTCGGCGGGATCCATTCCGGGTGTGAACTCTACGCCGGAGAACAAGACCTATCCGACAATCGAGATTGTGGGTTACAAGGGACGCGCCGTTGTTGTCGTCTCCTGTGTCACCAAGGACACGCCATATCG TCCCCATCCCCACAATTTAGTTGGCAAGGAGGGCTGCAAGAAGGGCGTCTGCACACTAGAGATTAATAGTGAGACAATGCGAGCAGTGTTTAGCAATTTGGGTATCCAGTGTGTCAAAAAGAAGGACATTGAGGCGGCGCTGAAGGCGCGCGAGGAGATCCGTGTGGATCCGTTTAAGA CTGGCTTTTCGCATCGTTTCCAGCCCTCGAGCATTGATCTGAATTCGGTGCGATTGTGCTTTCAAGTATTCATGGAGAGTGAGCAGAAGGGTCGATTCACCTCGCCTTTGCCGCCGGTGGTTTCCGAGCCTATCTTCGATAAGAAGGCCATGTCCGACCTTGTCATCTGCCGGTTGTGCAGCTGCTCGGCCACTGTCCTTGGCAATACCCAGATCATCCTGCTCTGCGAGAAGGTGGCCAAGGAGGACATTGCCGTGCGATTCTTCGAGGAGAAGAATGGCCAGAGTGTTTGGGAGGCCTTTGGTGACTTTCAGCACACCGATGTCCACAAGCAGACTGCCATTACCTTTAAGACGCCGCGCTATCATACCCTGGAGATCACAGAGCCCGCCAAG GTCTTTATCCAACTGCGACGTCCCTCGGATGGAGTTACCAGCGAGGCACTGCCCTTCGAGTACGTGCCAATGGACTCAGGTAAACATACATTCTGGAATCTTCATCGGCACCTCAAGCGGAAGCCCGACGAAGATCTATTTCAGCAGATCCTCAGGTTGGACGCCAGACGGGAAGTGCAGGCGCCAACGATTGAGGTTATCGATTTGGATACACCGAAATTAGAGGTCCAACGTGAGATACCTTTGGAAATGGACTTTAATCAAGAGGTATCTCAGCAATCGGAGCCACCTCTTGTCCAAGAGCCGTCAGTGCAGCAGGAGCAATACGCACAAGAGCAATCATGTCAGCAGGAACAATAtttacagcaacaacaacaggagCAATCTTTTCAGCTGGAGGAACCGATGCAGCAGGATCACGAACTACCAGAGCAGCAATCTTTCGATCAGGCTTTAGATAATTTGCCCGATCACGCCTCTGATCATATTCCCGAAGACATGGAGGCGGCGGATGTTCAGGCAGAAGCCGAGGCCCATCGCCTGCGATCCGAGCAGGAAAAAGAGATTGACACGATAATCGATGAGAAGGTACGGGAACTGGAGAAACTGGATTTGGGTCAGCATTTGGAGCCACGTCCTTTGACGGCCAACGATAAGATCACCGAGTGGATGAAGTCCAGCGAGATTGAACAGCAAGTCCATGAGCCCAGTCCCACTGCTGAGGCAGATGTTTTGGACTCCGCCCGTGAGATATCTAAGACAGATAAGACCCTTGACGAACTCCTTGAGACCGTGGCTGAACTGGATGAAATATACACGGACTTCAAAGTGCAGAGGGATACGTACAAGAATACCATACAAAATGAGTTGGCTGGTTTTGAGGGTCGTGCTCCGCTGCAGGTGGAGGACAGCTTCGATGACGCTGCCACCTACACAAGCTTGCAGATTGCCTTTAAGAATCCCGTTCTTATACCCATGGAAGACATAATGCCCCCAACTCCCCCCATGTCGCAATGCGCTCCCGAAGATGCCCATCAGCATTACGATCCCGTTGAGGTGAACTCACAGGCCCGTAAGCCGGAGACTCCATTGCGACCAATTCCTCCAGTTCCGCCGGCAATTCTAACAGTTCCATTTCCACCAGAAGAGGAGAAGTTGCCGCCATTGCCACCGAAAAGAATTCGAAAGCAGGACAGCAATGCCGAGAATCGTTCAATCGAGGCTAATACGGTTCAGGCCAGGCCATCTGCAGGAGAGTCTCCGCTAAACAAAAGACTCCCTCCCGCTCCAAAGAACCCGAACTTTAATAGTCTGCCTAGGCAGAAGAAACCGGGATTCTTTTCGAAACTTTTTTCGCGACGCAAGAGCAAACCAGATCTGGCCCAGGGGCAGGAGAACAGTTCCCTAATCGATTCCAAAGTAAATAGCAGGGAGCCGAGTATAGGTCACTTTAACATGCAGGACCCGATGAGGGCATCTCTGCGCTCCTCCAAGTCAGCAGCTCCGTTCATCTCGAATCCAGCGCCTGCAAAATCAAGTCCTGTCAAGGCCAAGAAACCAGGATCAAAGCTGGTCAAGCCAGTGGGCAGAAGTGTGAGCAGTGTTTCCGGAAAGAGACCCACATACCTAAATGCTGATGTGGTGCACATACCGCTGAAGGGTGACAGTGCCAATAGTTTGCCTCAGCAGCAGCGAACAGAGGGCTACTCCCAATCTAGCACCGTTTCGGTGGGAGCAGGATTGGATAGACGCACTGCCTCTGCCCTACAGTTGGCGGACATACCAATTAGCGAGGGCGGAATGGAACTGGTTGCCATTGCGGATCGACAAAGTCTGCACAACTTGGTCAGCTCCATCGAAGGCCACTTCAATGTCCAACTGGACCCCAATATCGACCTAACCGAGGCCGAGCACTTTGCCCTGTACACGAGTATTCCGCCACTTGCGGCGGCCAGTGAATTTGATGAGACCTCCGCCTACTATGCTCCCGTGGATGCTGGCGAGATCCTAACGCCGGATGAGGTGGCCAAGCGATTGACTGCTGCAAATGGCATATAG